The region TACAATGAAGTGTACTCATTCAATTTTTtgagaaaaggaaaaaataagTCTGGACAAAGGTATATGATAGCATTCCATCAGTTGGTAACTGATAGAAATTGGATAGAACCAATAACATTTATCTAACAGAATATTAGCTTTGACTTAGTAACGGTCCCTCCTAGAAAGACTTTAGAAACATAAAACTAAGATAAGGTAGAAAAGGTTGAAGTTTTTTATCAACTAATAGTGGTTACTCTAAATGTGTTGATCAAATAAATGCTAATGAACTTATTTTGTTTTCTTCATTTCAAATAGTGCTTCCTTTTTAATTAAAGGACATTAATTTACTGAAAGCTAATATATCGTACGAAATGCTAGTTATAAGATATATCCTCATGTAGAAGTAGAAATGAAGGTAGTAGAAAAAACCCGTAGAATAAATGAACTCAATATGCTCTTGGAAGGCAAACTCTTAATACACCCCTTACTTGATTGACAATAACTTGTCAACAAAAGCACTTTCATAGACAGTTATCTCTACTTGAAAGTTCAATCTAATAGGGGGATTCCTCTTATAATATTTGGAGATCATTATCAGCTTAATAGTTTGCTTCTAACTTATTATTTACCTGTGTTTCTTTTGTTTTAGAGGATTTTTAATACTCTAGTTGGGTTCGTTTTTGTGTTGACCTTCAGCCATTTGTTTATCATTTGTCAATTGTGGCTTTTGAAATTATGACAACTTAATATGAGGCGTTTTGGCAGTAAATGTCAGTATGATGTTATTGTAGATGTCAGTATGATGTTTATCAGTATGATGTTCTaaagtttattttattttttttttccTCTTTTGAGAGATTCtatttgtgtatatatttgtaCAGGCTCATTGTGTATTGCAAGTCATTCATTCTAAAATTATTCAAGTATATTTTCTATTCTTGTTAGAATCTGTGCATTGTCCATGCTTTAATGAATCTTGCTTGCGGGGGCATGTTCAAGATATAAAACGAGTAGCAATTAGCTTTAGCGTTTGGGTTGATTTAGTGCACGACAATGTGTAAATAGAAAATGTCTATCACGATTTTTCAAAGGTTTTGTTTTGAAACACTAGGGACAAAATGACCACAGTATATTTAGGCCAAAGTTCTTTTAACTCACTTCAGAAACAGAGTGGTTGAATGTGAAAAATGAAATTGAGTTTAATCAGATACGCCTTTACAGATACACCTTTACGGTATACAATCACTTTATCATGAAATAATTTTATGCAACTAATATTTCTCACTGTTATTCTTATGCGAAGCTAATACATTTGATCGAGTAACTAACTGCTATATTTCAGACGTCCAGGTGGGGACAAAATTTATGGGGTTTTTGACAACCAATTACCGGCTGCTTTGAAAAAGCTCCCCTTTGATCGTCATCTTTCACTAAAAAATGTACAGCGAGTTGTTACTGAAGCCGATGGTTATCAGCCCCATCTGATTGCTCCAGAGCAAGGGTACAGAAGACTTATTGAAGGTTGTTTAGGCTACTTCAAAGGCCCAGCTGATGCCTCTGTGGACGCTGTAATCCTCTTGACTCTTTTTCGTTTAAATATCTGTTCTACGGAGGAAACTCTAATGTTTTTATTCCCTGATCAAAATTTGTTTAATATGGAATTGTGGTTGGTAATGTACATCTATTTTGAGGCCAAAGCTTTCATAGCGAGAACTGTCACAATATCTATTTTTTCCCTTTTGTATTCGAATGACAAAAACAAGTTAGTCCAAAGATGGTTTTCTTCTATGTTTCTTTAACTACATGCTGttctttttttaaaatatttCCTCCCTCTTCAGTTTCTTCTGTCCTTGTTTACTCCACTTAGAAATTGTTTATTGTCATCTGCTTTCAGGTCCATCTTGTTTTAAAAGAACTTGTACGGAAGGCAATTGCAGCAACTGAGGTTAGCAATGCTTTAAGTTATGCTAAagtataaaaaaaaaaaaagttgCAATATCTTGACATTATCTTGAATATGAGCTAGTGTGTAGTTATTTGTATCAAGTCAATTATCAATCATATTACACCATAACAATATTTCAAAATTATTTAGTCTTTCTCTTCGTATATTTAAGGCCAATTAATTCAGCAAGTTGATATAACTTTTTCGGATAAAATCCTGATTTCAAATAACACAGTCCGAATATAATTTTTTCACTAGGAAGCCTGAAAGAATAGCTTTGAAACGATTACTCTTTTGTCTTATTAATTAAAACTTCATCAACTTTGGCATTATATGCATGGAAATTTAACATTACATAGTCCTAATTCACTCAGAATCCAGGAATTTGAAGGTGAAATAAAGAACATACTGTTCTAACTTCATGGCATGCAGGAATTGAAGAGGTTTCCAACACTTAAAAATGAAATAGCCACAGCTGCAAATGATTCTTTGGATAGATTCCGAGAAGAAAGTAGAAAGACAGTGACCCGGCTAGTTGATATGGAGTCTAGCTATCTAACAGTAGAATTTTTTCGAAAGATTAATCTTGAATCAGAAACAAACCCAGGCCGGAATACCCCTAATAATCCTAATCCTAATCTGGACAGTTACTCGGATAATCACCTCAGGAAAATTGGTAAGTAATAATCCCTGCCCACCACATGCTAAAGTTGGATTTGAATTTAAATGCTGTGGCATGATTGTTTGAAATGGTTTAAATGGTCAATCTACAAACATGGTTCATGGCATGATGTTCCTACTTGTTGGCTGTTATGTTCTTACTTGTTTTGGATTTTAACTAAACACTAAACAAATCTGTAAACATTTGAAATTCATGATGATGAGATTTTCCTTTTTAAAATCTCATTAACTCGTTCTTGATTGTTAAAACATTTTATGATTCTTATTTCAGGATCAAATGTTAATGCCTATATCAACATGATATGTGACACACTTAAAAATTCTATACCAAAGGCTGTGGTCTATTGTCAAGTTAGAGAAGCAAAGAGATCATTGCTTAACCGCTTTTATGTTCAAGTTGGAAAAAAAGAGGTTCAAGTCTATCTTTAGTATTTGCTTTTACGCTTTGCCCTTACGAGACTTATGCAAACAATTTTCAATAAGATATTTGTTTTTAACCACCTTGGTGTTAAGGCTAAAAATAAATGTATGGTCTATGCAGAAGGAGCAACTCGGGACCATGTTGGATGAAGATCCCGCACTTATGGAAAAGAGAACACAATTAGCTAAAAGGCTTGAATTGTACAAGCAAGCTAGGGATGACATTGATTCAGTGGCTTGGAAATAATAAGATGCAACAAGTTTTGAGTTCATTTTTGTCCATCAACCGCGTAAGCAAGACTTTTCATAGGTTTATTGTTAGTCGATTATTTTTTATATTGAATTGGAAAATAAAAATTTAAagattattttattattttctatAGGTAAAAAAAGAAACTTGTAATGTTAAGTTAGAGACAATAATGCTATAGGTAAGGGAATAATTTTCGATATATGCTCTTCATTATGTACTAGGCAGAGATCGAAATTACCGAAGGGATACAGTTTTCTAGGATAATGCATACAAATTAAATCaaatagaaaaaaaaaatagTTATTAAAAAAATTTAGAAGATAATTGAATGGTCTTTAATTAGAAAGCTTTGTCTTGAATTCTTCCCATGGCACATCCTTCTGCAGATACTCTATATTGGCAGGGTCAAAAGGCCCTTTGATTCTATCTATAGACTTTATCACTGCTCTGGCTGGAAGAATGCTTCTTGTTGGGTCAGGGGAAGTACTATAGCTTAAGGATGAAGAAAACCCCTGAAACAAATCCTAAAACTCAGAACAAATTAATGTGCTTTTTGCCTTTTTCCAAGTAGATTCATTAAGGCTAAAATATTTTCaattgtttgtttgttttattgGTTTTTGAAGAGCAAGATTCTTAAAATCAATTATTGGCATGTATATGACAAACTGACCTTGAAGATAAGCACCTCTACTTCGTTTTGGTCCACAAGTGCATGAACAATAAGTGCTTCTCCTCTTGCTGATTGACTGTAGAATTCCAACTCTGAAATCTCTTCATTGTATCCATACTCATCATCTCtatcttcatcttcatcttcatcttgGTATCTAACCTGCCTCCTTGCTCCACACCTAAGGCTTTTACCTCTTTGGTTGCTCAAATCTAGTTCTTTAAAGTCACAACACAAGCTTACATTGTGAGTTTGAATGTTGTCAATTGGAAATGGTATAGGAAGCCTAGGCCATGGCATCATAGTCATTCTGGCCAAACCATTGGGAAGTGTTGTAGGAGTAGGATGCATATTGTATATTGTATATGTGGTAGTAGCTCTTGTGATTTGTCAAATTATTAACTTGTTTGCTTTAACAGCCAAAGGGTGGCAGGAATTTGAAAATGTCCTGAAGATAAGGTTGGGATACTCATTTTTGTTAAGTACTTAAATTATCACTATCTTTTGAATATAAAATATGGACAATGTTAAAGTTAAGATACTAAGTATGGAAATTGTATATTAACTATTTTAAAGttttaaaattagttttttcTAATACATATTTTCTTCAGAGCTTATGCTGACCCTAAAAATATAATAAGTATTTTAAAATGTTTTCAAACCATCTTAgctctttatttatttattttttataaagaTCTTAGCCCTTTGGTTCTATTAATGACATGAAAGAATGAGAATTTATGTATAGTTCCTAGACGATTTTATTATATTTGTATATTTTAGTGActaaatttaaataaaaaataaaaaaataatattagAGAAGGGCACTCCAAAGAATTTTTTACTTAAATACCCCacattaaaaaaaataaaaaataatccagatttaaaaaaaaatctcattcTATCTGCAATTATAAATAAAGgtgttgtgtgattcatttttcTACGTCTCATTTCgtcatattgcaaacatgtttggtgttcgtcgccgctatgaaaaagtgatttattcgagaaACAAGCCTCtgatgttgatgctcttctggaacattTGTAGTTTCTATCAACTGAAGAGGGAGatggttcgttggttagatgaaaaaataccagaagggaaaaaaattagaagtatagagagactcgatagtatatttggttgggtgcgaGTAAAAACTGATAAAGATGCTAGGAAAATGATATTTGGACCAGATGACGTCAGTTTAATTGTTGTAATCAGTtaaaaatgttgtttttaaataTTATGCTTAAGTACTTTCATCTGCATTCGATGTTTGTTTTTTGTGTTGTTTCTTTAGACTTGTTCTGTTTTAAGTGTGCTTATGTTGaagtgatgtttgttgttaaccttgttgtaacaaaaagttaatgatatataaaaatccaaggttacaaaaattgaaaggagtTCCTAAATTATGATACAGATGTTGCTCATAGATtgggacatttgttcttattgtgtccgggttgacgacatatactacataatcttatcattttatcagtcgtatccattATTGTTCTAATATGCATGTTGTTTGGCAatccttttttctttcttcgcatctcatcgttCTGCCAAATTATGTCACATTCATATGGAGGCtagtattcctccattggtagcaaGCACTAAGAAGCTTTTGTTATGCACATTCATGACGATAATcgccttgtaaacatcagatagatgaATGTAAGCGTCCTGACGAGTATGTGCGCATGCCGCGATGGCATGGGAGAAGGAATACAGAAGGCATGGaactttccacagtcgcaccaacttttgtttagtttgacaacataggataaatttggtCTTCCCTCATTGTGGCTCATTGTTTCCTGTACACtaaaattttgcctatgacggtcaaagactgtaaccgcgtgtgtgctagctttgatacttttctctttcatcactttcatacaatGTTCATTGAATATTTGACctgacattaacactgcactccatctttcacctctggttgcgaaggtagaTGCCAATctaaaataggttgttctgaCCAATGCGGTTATTGGTAGCTTTCTAATGCCTTTGCATACGCCgtttgtcataccccaaaattcaccatacctttcacaaagttcatctaggtcactaacctTAATCATATGCATATCCTTGTGTTCATTCATTTTACCTGCATATTCATTGGTCCAATACAAGAGGACAGGTACCATGGATTCGAAGCCTTGTGCTTGCACCTAGTGAGGGTTAGGGTTTCTCCGCAGACAAAGGTGGCTCAATCAGCCAAACTTTAATTTGAGGTATCTCTTGAAGCCTATGTACATGCTCAACATTGAAGAGTCAACTGTGGCTTCCGGGTGAAGCAAAATCCTAATTTGGGATCCTCACTTGATCATGGTTGCCACAAACCCCGAATAATGTCCCGCGCCCTTGGGGGTGGCTTCCTAACCCTAATTTCATCCGACCATTCCTTTGTGGCTTGATTCTTTTGCTTGGTCAAGGTTCATTTAGTAACCTTTAGTGCATGACCCTTTCATTTTGTTCTCTTGCCATGGATCATAGGTTTTTGGTTCCACCATGTTCATCTATTCCACAACACTTCACCTGATCATCTCGTCATCCCTAGCCCCTAGCTCGACAACGCCTTTCTTGGGTCCACTTCATCTAGTCATCCCAAGTGCATGGTCCGTTTATGGTTTGTTTTTATCTGGTCATAGATCATAAATCCACTTCGTGCCATTGGTGTTTGATTCATGGGTCTTTGGTCATGTCATAGTCATTTCCCATTTCGGTCCTTGCTAGGTCCATGGTTCATTCACAATTGGTATCCCTTGGTTCATGTTAATATGGTTCATTCATTACCTTCCATTAGTCCATGTCCGTATCCAATCCAAGTATTTTTATTTCTCTTCAATACCAAACCATGCAAGATCATTCAAATAACAAATTCATTCATTCAATGTAAACTTCGTTCATATAATTTCAAATTTCATTACAAGTCATACAGATGTTCATACACtacaaaatacaaaaaaaattgGAATTTTGATCGagtgttgactttggtcaatagttgactttttgggtcaactttgaccaaagtcaacccaattcCCCCAAACCCTCATTTCCCTAAACCTGGTCTTATCTCCATCCATAGTCTTCATTCCTTGATCCTTGGCCCGTGCGTGTTTGCATTGTGTACATGATAGTCCAAGACCTGTCGTTGGTGTTACTTTGTCCAAATGGCGTGATAAGCCAACGTCATGGCATTACCAGCATGGCCATCTTTGCTACGAAATCATCTTGCTCCCATAAGAAAGCATCCAACAAGAGACCGGAACGATATTAACAATCAGATTCCGCCAAGTATTAATAACAGACTGTCGTCTTTATTAACGACACCTGCATAGTTTGCTAGGACGTCTGGAACATGCTGCCGTGTGACTTCCTTGAAATTAAAGGCTTGTGACTTGTCCCATGATGGAGTCAATCGTCTGTTGAATTCCTGTTCTCCCTTCAATGCACCATTGAAGTCTCTTTGCACTGCCTAAAATCACCTTGGAAGCAAGGTAGCCGGAGCTTTGGAAAGATTTTTGAGCACGTCTATTGAAGTACTAGATGCTGCAGGCATTGATTTGTGTTCAGCTGGGCTTCAAGAGTTGCAAAATACGCCGATATTAACAAGGAAATTTAAGTTGGTGAAAATTAGTATAAGCAAAAAACCATGAGGGGAGCGAAACTACCCATTTCTTTTGTCAAAGACTCTTGTTACAGGCTCCGCCACTAGCTGATGTGAATTCAGCGGATAATCCCATACCTATCGGATCACGACCCACCAACCTGCCTTACGCCCCAGCCAAACTTGTAGGTGACCCTCG is a window of Lathyrus oleraceus cultivar Zhongwan6 chromosome 6, CAAS_Psat_ZW6_1.0, whole genome shotgun sequence DNA encoding:
- the LOC127096896 gene encoding uncharacterized protein LOC127096896 gives rise to the protein MHPTPTTLPNGLARMTMMPWPRLPIPFPIDNIQTHNVSLCCDFKELDLSNQRGKSLRCGARRQVRYQDEDEDEDRDDEYGYNEEISELEFYSQSARGEALIVHALVDQNEVEVLIFKGFSSSLSYSTSPDPTRSILPARAVIKSIDRIKGPFDPANIEYLQKDVPWEEFKTKLSN